The nucleotide sequence CCGGCGCCTGTTCCCCGCCGGTGGAAAAGGGAAATTCTTCGTTTGCCATCACCACATCCCCCTGAGCCATTTCTGACAGCAGCTTTTCTGACAGTACGCCGCTGATTCCCTCCCTGTCGTACTGTTCCAGCACATAGGGACTCAGGTAAATATCTCCTGCAAAAATCAGCGTGGTTTCCTCCGGAACCTGTACTTCTTCCTCCGGCAGTTGCGACGTTCCGCTTCCATCCTCCTGCACTTCTTCCCCGGTACGGTTTTTATTTTCCTCTCCCGGCAGTTCTGCAGTCTGGCTTCTGTCTGCTTCGTCTGGCCTGCCGGCCTCCTGCTCCGATATCCGAATCTCATTTTCTTTACGGGCAGATTCGGCCTGCTCCCCGTAATTTCCCGATTTGTATACCCAGAAACACAGGCCTGCCCCGGTAAGGGTCAGAATGAGCATGGAAATCATGGCTCGTCGAATACTTTTTTTCATATACGCACCTCCTAGTATAATAATGGTGTAGTCAAGAATGACTACTGGTTAATAGTTACAAAGTCCAATCTAATAAATCTATATAGATATAACGGAAGGAGGAGTTCCCCCTCCATCAGAAGTTATAAAGTAACATTATTTACCATGTCTGAGGTTTCCTTAATGCACCAGACAAAAGATAGAGGTATAATCACTGGAGGCAGGATCATTGACGACACCTCCTTGGGAACCGGCCTTCCGGCTGGTGAAACCTCTTAGAAAGTCTGTCAGTCCATTCGGTGGTGATTTATGTTTTGGCTGGTTGGGAAGCCCCAGGCTATACCTGTATAAACCGCTAGGTTGTGTATCCGCCCTCTGGAAATGGATGCCTGCCAGAAAGGATAAAACCATGAAATACCCAAAAGTACTTATGATGCTTGAAAGCATCCCTTATCTCTCAGTCGGGCTTGATGTCGGCGCAGACTTCACCTGGATGTCCATCATGCTGCCCAATGGCATTCTCACCGGGAAACCTTTTAAGATCATTCATTCTGATCCGCAGTCCCGTGAGCTTGCTGTCGCAAAAATAAAGGAAGCACAAGAGATGTATTCCCTCGAAAGCCGCTGCTTCCTTGAGTCCACCGGGATCTACCACATCCCGCTCCTGTACTTCCTTCGTGATAAGGGGTTTGACTGCTCAGTCATTAATCCTATCATCACTAAGAATAGCACAAATATGAACGTAAGGAAACTGCATAATGATAAATTTGATTCAAAAAAAGCTGCCAAAGTCGGCCTGGATGCTTCCCTTAAGACTTCCATCATACCAGATGATGAGGTCATTGACCTGCGCAACCTGGTACGGGACTACTATTACTTCAAAGACCTGCAGTCCGCTGTCGTCCTGAAGCTCACGGCGGAACTGAAAGTGTCCTTTCCCGCATACCGGAAGGTGTTTAGCACGGTCACTACCCAAACTTCCTTAAATCTTCTGGAAGCTTACCCCTTTGCCGCAGACATGCTTGCCGCCCCAAAAGACATACTTGTGGAAACCATACGCAAAACCGCACGTTTCGGTGAAAAATATGCCGTTTCCAAATATGATGCCATACGTGCTGCCGCAAAGGACGCCGCTGTTTTCGGACGTGCGCTTCAAAGCAGTGCACTCCGGATCCGGCTGTATATCAAAACCTACCGGGAATACCAGGAGCATCTGGACAATATACTTGAGGACCTGCATAAGGCTGTTGATAAGCTGGAAGGGACGCCGGTTTATGACCGTATCTTCCTTCTCCAGTCCCTACGTGGTGTCGGTTTTCTCAGTGCAGCCGTCCTGATCGCTGAAATGGGCTCCTTTGACCTGTTTTCTTCCCCAAAGAAGCTTTATGCTTACTTCGGCTTGGATCCTGCCGTGAAGCAATCCGGCAAGTTCAATGGGGATAAAGTCCACATGTCCAAGAGGGGTTCTAGCCTTGCCAGGCGTATCCTGCATATGGTGGCTATCAATAATCTTAAGGTGGATAAAGGGACAAAAACACCAGTAAATCCAGTTATCCACGGCTATTATACCGACAAATGCAAAAGCAAGAAGAAAAACGTGGCTGTCGGGGCTGTCATGCATAAAATCTGCAATATCATTTTTGCCATGCTCCGGGATAATAAACCATTTGAGATCATCACTCCTCAGGAACACTGTGAGCGGTATCTGGCAGCGCATCCCGACAAGATACAGAACGCAGCCTAACAGGTTTATCATGAATTTTAAAGATTTCCACATGGGTGGGCTTATTAAAGTTACCCTTTTTTACATCAACTGCTTGAAAAAAACTTTTTTAACATTTTTCACTTTACCTATTGACATTTCTTAGCTGGACTTCCACATTTTGGTAGTGCGTGAGCGAATTGCGCAGCAGTAAATTTCCTCTCATTGTACCATTGATTTTTGTACCAATCAATGGTACAATGAATTGCAAATTGTATAAAGAGGGAGGTTTTCTTGTGGCAACATGGCAAATTGTACTGATTGTAATTACCGTTCTTTTGCTTGCGGCAACCATTACGCTTTACATATTAGGCAAAAAATCACAGAAGAAAAAAGAAGAGCAGGATGCTCAGCTTGCCGCAACGGCACAGACCATATCCATGCTGGTCATTGATAAAAAACGGATGAAGCTGAAAGACGCCGGTCTTCCCGCCGCGGTACTGGCACAGACTCCAAAGCTGCTGCGGGGTTCCAAACTGCCCGTGGTAAAAGCAAAAGTAGGACCAAAAATCATGACTTTTATCTGTGAAGGGGAAATTTTTGACAGTATCCCCACCAAAAAAGAAGTAAAAGCTGTGGTAAGCGGCCTCTATATTACTTCTGTCAAAGGCCTCCGGAGTTCCGGTGAACCGGTAGTAAAGAAAAAGAAATTTCTGGACAGGCTGAAGGAAAAAGCAGCAAAATAATTACATGCGGAAAAGGGCTCTTTTGCAACAGCCCTTTTCCTTTTTTTCCCGCAATGGCTATTCCTCTTTTGCCAGTTCTTCCGCGCATACTGCGTCTGTGATTAAATTATTAATGTAGCGTCCGCGGATGGCGCCCCGAATAGCTGCAATTTTCTCAGTTCCTCCCGCTATACCAATGGAATGAGGTACTTTTTGCAGCCTGCTGATTTCAATTCCCACTACATTATTATCATTCCGATAGCTGGCCATATCGCCGGATTCATCAAAAAACTGCATACAGATATCGCCCGCTACATTTCTTTCTTTCAAAGATTCAATCTCATTTTCCTCGAAATACCCTGTGGCTTTTATGGCCGAATTTTCATTGGGATAGCCAATCCCCACAATGGCCACGTCCATACGCTCCGCCATACGAATCGTAGTGCTCAGACTGGCTTCCCGTAACAGTTCCGTCCGGATTTTGGGATTGGACACTCTGGCCGGCGCATGGAAGGGAATAAATTTCCCATCGTAAATCCGGGCCAGTTTCTCCGCAAGGCTGTTGGAATGAAGTTCGGTCCGAAGCCGCCCCATCCCTCCAATCAGAGGAACAAACGTTACATTCCTGGCAGCAGGCCTTGTAACCTGCGATACCACCCGGTAAAGGGTGGAACCCATGGAAACTCCCACAATATTCTCGTCCTTAATCACCTGTTCCAGATACCGCCCCGCCACGGTTCCAAGAGCACTTTTCCTCTCTTCTTCCCCGGAAGGAGCATCCGCAACAAGAACCCGGTTCAGATGATACTTCTCCTCCAGTTTCCGCTCCAGTTCCCAGTACTTAATTGCGTCCAGACCGGAAATATCAATCTGAACCACCCCCTGTTCTCTGGCTGAGGAAAGAATCCTGGAAACCGTAGGCCGGGAAAAATTCAGTATTTTTGCAATTTGCTGCTGACTGACATTCTGATTATAATACATATCACAAATCTTAATCATCAGACGCACATCATCTATTACTTTCTTCACATCTGCCACCTTAATCTTTATCACAATACACTTTTCGTTTCTCACCGATTAAAGGTAACACAACTTCCCGGCTCTGTCCAGAACAAAATGAGCAGGCCCAGGATAAACTTATAAACTGTTATGCACCGCAGCACCATTTCTGATGCTGCAAAAAATATAAAGAGATGATCTATTTCACGGGAGATTTCCCTTTTGACTCTAATGCCGCTCTAATGCTCTCCACATCCAGCATAGACAGCATCTTTTCTATCTCGTTTTCATAATCCAGGGACAGCTCATACCGGATCCGCTTCATGCTTAGCTTATAGCTTTCTTTTACCAGACCCAAAATCGCCAGCGCTATCTTTTTCATGATCTGCAGGTTCTTTGCGCTTGTCTTCCCCATGCTTGTATTCTTATCGTCCCCAAATGTAAAATCCAGGTGCCAGTGAAGCTTTGCCTCCACTCCCCAGTGCCCTCTTGCCGCCCGTTCAAATTCTTCTGCATCTTCCCCTATGCTGCATATATAATATCGATATTCTTCTTCCTTCGTTCCAGCTGCCTTTTCCACCCTCTTATGGACCATTCCGAAACTCTTGAGCTTTTTCCACTTTCCCAGTTCACTGTACCAGCCTGTATCCTCCGTGATATAGTATTCCCTGACCGCGGTTCCTCCATGTTCCGGCCCCACTGTCTTTTTATAACAGCCTTCTTTCCCTTTCAATTCTTCCAGTACGTCCTTCCCAAAATAATCCCTGACTTCTTCATAAAACAGCCCTTGGTTTCCCTTCAGCGCCAGCACATAGTCCCCTTTCCCTGACACGATCGCAGAAACGGTATCCTTCTGGCAGTTCATGGCATCTGCCGTTACGATCGTATCCCGCAGGTCCATCAGTCCCAGCAGCTCCTGCGCCGCCGGTATCTCATTTGTCTTTTCTTCTATAAATTTCTGTGACAGGCATATTCCACAGTCATTTGAATACACATTCAGAGTCTGCAATGCCTTTACTTCCCCCTGCACCCCGGACTTCCTTTTAGATCCCCTGCTTTCTTTTCCATCTACAGATACGATGGCTTTCTCATGGATACCGTCGTTTTTTCCAGACAGTAGCACAATCCCCTCTATTGTATGGAGCAACAGCTCTACCGCAGTCTGGTAAAAGTGTTCCGTATTAACATTTCCCATCACGATACGGTAAGTATCATCTGTTGGAATACCAAATGGAAGTTCCAGATATTTACGCAGCCATTTCTCTTTCCTTTTTGCGAAGCTTTCTATCTCTCCCCATTCATCCGCATTTCCAAGGACTGCAAAAAAGACGATCATGATAATGTCGCCCAGAAGATGTCTGGTATAGGAAGGATGCCTGTAATCCGGCACAGCATCCGCACATTTTTTGATATTCTGTATTAGGGAATCATTCAACTGTATTGTATCAGGTGAAACTCCGTTTTCTTCAAAAGTACTGTGTAGCGCCTCCAGACGGGTTGATTTCTTAGCCATACCTGTTTTGTTCCTTTCTGATATAAGCATTCTAAAATAAATATAGCAGACAAACCATCAAAAAAGAATAGGCTTCCCTATTCTTTTTTGATGGTTTGTAATACTTTTGTAATTTTAAAAGTTTATCCTGG is from Lachnospiraceae bacterium JLR.KK002 and encodes:
- a CDS encoding sugar-binding transcriptional regulator translates to MIKIKVADVKKVIDDVRLMIKICDMYYNQNVSQQQIAKILNFSRPTVSRILSSAREQGVVQIDISGLDAIKYWELERKLEEKYHLNRVLVADAPSGEEERKSALGTVAGRYLEQVIKDENIVGVSMGSTLYRVVSQVTRPAARNVTFVPLIGGMGRLRTELHSNSLAEKLARIYDGKFIPFHAPARVSNPKIRTELLREASLSTTIRMAERMDVAIVGIGYPNENSAIKATGYFEENEIESLKERNVAGDICMQFFDESGDMASYRNDNNVVGIEISRLQKVPHSIGIAGGTEKIAAIRGAIRGRYINNLITDAVCAEELAKEE
- a CDS encoding IS110 family transposase, whose product is MKYPKVLMMLESIPYLSVGLDVGADFTWMSIMLPNGILTGKPFKIIHSDPQSRELAVAKIKEAQEMYSLESRCFLESTGIYHIPLLYFLRDKGFDCSVINPIITKNSTNMNVRKLHNDKFDSKKAAKVGLDASLKTSIIPDDEVIDLRNLVRDYYYFKDLQSAVVLKLTAELKVSFPAYRKVFSTVTTQTSLNLLEAYPFAADMLAAPKDILVETIRKTARFGEKYAVSKYDAIRAAAKDAAVFGRALQSSALRIRLYIKTYREYQEHLDNILEDLHKAVDKLEGTPVYDRIFLLQSLRGVGFLSAAVLIAEMGSFDLFSSPKKLYAYFGLDPAVKQSGKFNGDKVHMSKRGSSLARRILHMVAINNLKVDKGTKTPVNPVIHGYYTDKCKSKKKNVAVGAVMHKICNIIFAMLRDNKPFEIITPQEHCERYLAAHPDKIQNAA
- a CDS encoding ISAs1 family transposase; amino-acid sequence: MAKKSTRLEALHSTFEENGVSPDTIQLNDSLIQNIKKCADAVPDYRHPSYTRHLLGDIIMIVFFAVLGNADEWGEIESFAKRKEKWLRKYLELPFGIPTDDTYRIVMGNVNTEHFYQTAVELLLHTIEGIVLLSGKNDGIHEKAIVSVDGKESRGSKRKSGVQGEVKALQTLNVYSNDCGICLSQKFIEEKTNEIPAAQELLGLMDLRDTIVTADAMNCQKDTVSAIVSGKGDYVLALKGNQGLFYEEVRDYFGKDVLEELKGKEGCYKKTVGPEHGGTAVREYYITEDTGWYSELGKWKKLKSFGMVHKRVEKAAGTKEEEYRYYICSIGEDAEEFERAARGHWGVEAKLHWHLDFTFGDDKNTSMGKTSAKNLQIMKKIALAILGLVKESYKLSMKRIRYELSLDYENEIEKMLSMLDVESIRAALESKGKSPVK